The Polaribacter sp. Q13 sequence TCTAAAGCTGTAATGGTATTAATAAGCCCCATATTAAGATTATCATGTCCATGAAAACCTAGACTTACCTTTGTTTTAGATTTTACTAATTGTATGATTTCTTTTACTTCATTTGGTAAAACACCTCCAAAAGAATCAACCATATAGAAATAATCTAATGTTTCATCTAATCCTTCTAGTAAGTCTAAAAAAGATGGATCTTGTTTCCAGTTAGACATATACATCACGTTAAAAGCAACCTCAAAACCTAAAGCTTTTACTGCTTTTGCTAATTTAATAGCCCGTTCGAAGTTTTTAGGATCTACAGCCATTCTAATTAAGGTTATGTAAGGTTTTATTGGAGTCAATAATACTTCTAAATGTTCTGGTCTAATGTCTTTCTCATTTAGAATAATCACTAATTTTTTAGAAGGCATTAATCTTTTTAATTCATCTAAAACATATATTGGACAGTAAAAATACTTTCCTAGATACCCTTTTAAAAGTATACTTCTATAACCAACTTCAATATACTCTATAGGAAGCTCTTCCATAGATTTACAATATTCAGTTATCAAACTTTGATCAAAGTCCCAATTTGTGTAATACCCACCGTCCCTTATAGTACAGTCAAGAATTTTCATAATTATTTATTTTTTACTACTAAAAATGGAAAAACCACCTTAATTAAAATATTTTAACACACAATAAACCTATACTAAAACCCTATTACTCCGCCTGCTTCAAAATTTCATGACCCGCTTTTAACAGAACAACATCTTTTTTCATGATTTCCACATCACCTTTCATCATATCTTTTACCAAAGAAGCTAAATCATGCTCTGGCACCCATCCTAATTTGTTTTTCGCTTTAGAAGGATCTCCAATTAATAAATCTACTTCTGTTGGACGGAAATAAGAAGGATCTACAGACAACACTTCTTTCCCTATTGCTACTTGAAATTCTTTATTATTACATGCAACAACGTATGCTTTCTCTGCTACGCCTTCTCCTTTAAATTCAACGTCAATACCTACTTCACTAAATGCCATACGTACAAAATCACGCACTGTGGTAGTTACACCCGTAGCAATAACCCAATCTTCTGGTGCATCTGCTTGTAAAATCATCCACATCATGCGAACATAGTCTTTTGCATGTCCCCAATCACGTTTTGCTTCTAAGTTTCCTAAAAACACTTTTTCTTGCAAGCCTAAAGCTATTTTTGCTACGGCACGCGTAATTTTTCTAGTTACAAAAGTTTCCCCTCTTCTTGGTGATTCATGGTTAAATAAAATACCATTACACGCAAACATATTATACGCTTCACGGTAGTTTTTAGTTATCCAAAAGCCATATATTTTAGCTACTCCATAAGGAGAACGAGGATAAAAAGGAGACAATTCATCATAGAAACCTCTTTCATTTTTATTCTCTGGCATCCCTCCATATAATTCTGAAGTAGAAGCTTGGTAAATTCTTGTTTTCTTTTCTAATCCTAAAATACGTACTGCTTCTAAAATTCTTAAAGTTCCTAATCCATCAACATT is a genomic window containing:
- the gmd gene encoding GDP-mannose 4,6-dehydratase, whose translation is MKVALITGITGQDGSYLAELLLEKGYEVHGIKRRSSLFNTNRIDHLYQDPHDPNQRLKLHYGDLTDAMNLTRIIQECQPDEIYNLGAMSHVAVSFDTPEYVGNVDGLGTLRILEAVRILGLEKKTRIYQASTSELYGGMPENKNERGFYDELSPFYPRSPYGVAKIYGFWITKNYREAYNMFACNGILFNHESPRRGETFVTRKITRAVAKIALGLQEKVFLGNLEAKRDWGHAKDYVRMMWMILQADAPEDWVIATGVTTTVRDFVRMAFSEVGIDVEFKGEGVAEKAYVVACNNKEFQVAIGKEVLSVDPSYFRPTEVDLLIGDPSKAKNKLGWVPEHDLASLVKDMMKGDVEIMKKDVVLLKAGHEILKQAE